From the genome of Primulina eburnea isolate SZY01 chromosome 12, ASM2296580v1, whole genome shotgun sequence, one region includes:
- the LOC140808253 gene encoding uncharacterized protein has translation MSGTRSAENCYQLGEGDDCRSAKVSDLDIWHQKLGHVSINTLKNLRKFDAVRDLTVKTPKADVEELVDISEALTRNSVESGVETSEATPSTTPPLNRTETVDNDNNDNDDVVINCEREIPRKIQKNHPSSQIIGELHDGVQTRNKEKVDYRKMIGLICMSSTFSQVF, from the exons ATGTCAGGTACTCGTTCTGCTGAAAATTGCTATCAATTGGGAGAAGGTGATGATTGCCGAAGTGCCAAGGTGAGTGATTTAGAcatatggcatcaaaaactggGACACGTGAGTATCAATACCTTGAAGAATCTGCGTAAGTTTGATGCTGTGAGAGATCTGACAGTTAAAACACCGAAGGCTGATGTAGAAGAATTGGTGGATATAAGTGAGGCACTGACCAGAAACAGTGTTGAATCTGGTGTTGAGACCAGTGAGGCAACACCAAGCACAACACCGCCTCTGAACCGAACAGAAACTGTGGATAATGATAACAATGATAATGATGATGTGGTGATTAATTGTGAAAGAGAAATTCCCAGGAAGATTCAGAAGAATCATCCATCATCACAAATCATTGGTGAATTACATGATGGTGTGCAAACAAGAAACAAAGAAAAGGTGGACTACCGCAAAATGATTGGTTTAATTTGCATGAGCTCCACGTTTTCCCAG GTGTTCTAA